From one Streptomyces sp. N50 genomic stretch:
- a CDS encoding tRNA-dependent cyclodipeptide synthase — MPFNASGSTTRTRYKAEIQQVSPPSRRQSYDEHDRCFLGVSLENSNFTPGKLAGMLVWISRRFSDCTVLIGDSIHRITLESTRSLSGEAALTEAIRLGDEFVENTREVFASRRENTSFTFLRCSDVQQWDGYGGHHRYLRKYYETDAEFRESVDSFGRAYHGKRSIGVDATEMDRRVSRSSDYFLEEFAVFACLEERGIPVMVYPGSFSTLAEIAAGRHPDAPEELRRLIVVSLHLKGR, encoded by the coding sequence ATGCCGTTCAATGCGTCAGGAAGCACAACCCGCACCCGCTACAAGGCCGAGATCCAACAGGTGTCGCCACCTTCCAGGAGACAGAGCTACGACGAGCACGACCGCTGTTTTCTCGGCGTCAGCCTGGAGAACAGCAACTTCACCCCAGGAAAGCTCGCGGGCATGCTCGTCTGGATTTCCCGGCGCTTCTCCGACTGCACGGTACTGATCGGCGACAGCATTCACCGCATCACCCTGGAGTCCACCCGTTCGCTGAGCGGCGAGGCCGCGCTGACCGAGGCGATCCGTCTCGGCGACGAGTTCGTCGAGAACACCCGGGAGGTCTTCGCGAGCCGGCGGGAAAACACCTCCTTCACCTTCCTGCGCTGCAGCGATGTCCAGCAGTGGGACGGCTACGGCGGACACCACCGGTATCTGCGGAAGTACTACGAGACGGATGCCGAATTCCGGGAATCCGTGGACTCGTTCGGCCGCGCCTATCACGGAAAACGTTCCATCGGAGTCGATGCGACGGAAATGGACCGAAGGGTGAGCAGATCCTCCGACTACTTTCTGGAGGAGTTCGCGGTCTTCGCCTGCCTTGAGGAGAGAGGTATTCCCGTCATGGTCTATCCAGGATCCTTCAGCACACTTGCGGAGATCGCTGCGGGAAGACATCCCGACGCTCCCGAAGAACTGCGTCGACTGATCGTGGTGTCCTTACATCTGAAAGGACGTTGA
- a CDS encoding carbamoyltransferase C-terminal domain-containing protein yields the protein MLILAIKPGHDGGIAALRDGRLLFSLESEKDSYRRYTGLTPATVLSAAELCDGIPDVIALGGWYRRGVIDRHIGAGYEGQEIHDGFRDFFGKRVRYFSSSHERSHIMMALGLAPESDAEFRTVLVWEGYTGAYYVVDRNARIVRTVPVLSQPGVRYAQLFAIADPAYPSDATHQRFQDSGKLMALAAFGRAEDADADIVATVDRLLDPAAELPLPKTDFRDSPVYDSGVTSQATKTAAALLTRRVFQLFEDTARRQLPAGTPLLISGGCGLNCDWNGLWRQSDHFSSVFVPPCTNDSGSAIGTAVDALHHTTGRYTVDWNVYGGLPFDRDSTPDSSVWSHRPLDHHRLARTLSAGHVVAWVQGRWEIGPRALGHRSLLAEPFTARTRDRLNEIKAREDYRPIAPCCRTEDVADLFEGDFDDPYMLYFRKVKSSELHAVTHVDGSARVQTVSRADNAELHTLLSAFARERGAGALCNTSLNFNGRGFINRMSDLVEYCEARGIDDMVVDDDWYTHRGAAV from the coding sequence GTGTTGATACTCGCCATCAAACCCGGCCACGACGGCGGCATCGCCGCCCTCCGCGACGGCAGGCTGCTGTTCTCCCTGGAGTCGGAGAAGGACTCCTATCGCCGCTACACCGGACTGACCCCGGCCACCGTCCTGTCGGCAGCCGAACTGTGCGACGGCATCCCCGACGTCATCGCGCTCGGCGGCTGGTACCGCCGGGGCGTGATCGACCGTCACATCGGTGCCGGCTACGAGGGGCAGGAGATCCACGACGGATTCAGGGACTTCTTCGGCAAACGCGTGCGGTACTTCTCCTCCTCGCACGAGCGCTCCCACATCATGATGGCCCTCGGGCTCGCGCCGGAGTCCGACGCCGAGTTCCGTACGGTGCTCGTGTGGGAGGGCTACACCGGCGCCTACTACGTCGTCGACCGGAACGCCCGGATCGTCAGGACGGTTCCGGTGCTCAGCCAACCCGGGGTGCGCTACGCGCAGTTGTTCGCCATCGCGGATCCCGCCTACCCGAGCGACGCGACGCATCAGCGGTTCCAGGACAGCGGCAAACTCATGGCGCTGGCTGCCTTCGGACGGGCCGAGGACGCGGACGCGGACATCGTGGCGACCGTCGACCGGCTGCTGGACCCGGCCGCCGAACTACCGTTGCCGAAAACCGACTTCAGGGACTCCCCGGTCTACGACTCCGGGGTCACCAGCCAGGCCACCAAGACCGCCGCCGCCCTGTTGACCCGCCGTGTCTTCCAGCTCTTCGAGGACACCGCCCGGCGCCAACTCCCAGCGGGGACACCCTTGTTGATCTCAGGCGGCTGCGGCCTCAACTGTGACTGGAACGGTCTGTGGCGGCAGTCCGACCACTTCTCGTCGGTGTTCGTGCCCCCGTGCACCAACGACTCCGGATCGGCCATCGGAACCGCCGTCGACGCCCTCCACCACACGACAGGCCGTTACACCGTGGACTGGAACGTCTACGGGGGCCTGCCGTTCGACCGGGACAGCACCCCGGACAGCTCCGTCTGGTCGCACCGGCCCCTGGACCACCACCGGCTCGCCCGGACACTGTCGGCCGGACATGTCGTCGCCTGGGTCCAGGGCCGCTGGGAGATCGGGCCGCGCGCCCTCGGACACCGCTCCCTGCTGGCCGAGCCCTTCACCGCACGCACCCGAGACCGGCTCAACGAGATCAAGGCCCGCGAGGACTACCGGCCCATCGCCCCCTGCTGCCGTACCGAGGATGTCGCCGACCTGTTCGAAGGCGACTTCGACGACCCCTACATGCTCTACTTCCGCAAGGTCAAGAGCAGCGAACTGCACGCCGTCACCCATGTCGACGGCAGCGCACGCGTCCAGACCGTCAGCCGTGCCGACAACGCCGAACTCCACACCCTGCTCTCCGCGTTCGCGCGGGAGCGCGGCGCCGGAGCCCTGTGCAACACCTCCCTCAACTTCAACGGCCGGGGCTTCATCAACCGGATGTCCGACCTGGTCGAGTACTGCGAGGCACGCGGAATCGACGACATGGTCGTCGACGACGACTGGTACACCCACCGGGGCGCCGCCGTATGA
- a CDS encoding amino acid adenylation domain-containing protein: MTTQTWQNLRTAECVHTVFARTAALHPGRTAVSDGRRSLSYAELDAAADRLAHRLRALGAGPEVPVGVCLERDTDLVVGLLGVLKSGACYVPLDPRHPTERLRSVLDDTGASLVVGGFSGDGVRTVPVAGPAPAIESGVPLPTADPARTAYIIHTSGSTGRPKGVPVTHTAVVRMLRACQDRLDFSGQDVWTLFHSVAFDFSVWETWGPLLLGGRLVVVPYELSRDPDAFLDLLLRERVTVTGQTPSAFRQLLRAAERARYPVTDLRVLALGGESLQPSLLRPWFDHYGDASPRLFNMYGLTESTVVSTVHPLRHADAERATGSIGRPLPGTRVHLLDENGTPVSGGATGEVHIAGDGIGRGYLNRPELTEERFVPDPFGRPGARMYRTGDLASYDVDGDLVFHGRADSQVQLRGFRIEPGEVEAAVKLHQEVADAVVTVRENTSGVRQLVCHWIPRRESLDDGRETAAAIRGELTGRLPEHLIPAVFVAVDRFPLTTSGKLDLAALPAPARQVPAESGGARPLDSPAAALLAGIWAELLELDQVAEDDNFFSLGGDSMLAVEMIALAQEQGVEISMPMLFADPTIVALVSASAPEGEGP; this comes from the coding sequence ATGACGACACAGACCTGGCAGAACCTGAGGACGGCGGAGTGCGTGCACACGGTGTTCGCCCGCACGGCGGCACTCCACCCGGGGCGGACCGCGGTGTCCGACGGCAGGCGCAGCTTGAGCTACGCCGAACTGGACGCGGCGGCGGACCGTCTCGCCCACCGGCTCCGGGCTCTGGGCGCCGGCCCCGAAGTACCGGTCGGCGTCTGCCTGGAGCGTGACACCGACCTGGTGGTGGGGCTGCTCGGCGTCCTGAAGTCGGGCGCCTGCTATGTGCCGCTGGACCCCCGGCACCCCACCGAGCGTCTGCGATCGGTACTCGACGACACCGGTGCGTCCCTGGTCGTCGGCGGGTTCTCCGGCGACGGCGTCCGCACGGTGCCGGTGGCCGGCCCGGCGCCGGCGATCGAGTCGGGCGTGCCGCTCCCCACGGCCGACCCGGCCCGCACGGCGTACATCATCCACACCTCCGGCTCGACGGGCCGCCCGAAAGGCGTACCGGTCACGCACACGGCAGTGGTCCGCATGCTCCGTGCCTGCCAGGACCGACTCGACTTCTCCGGGCAGGACGTGTGGACCCTGTTCCACTCCGTGGCCTTCGACTTCTCGGTGTGGGAGACCTGGGGACCGCTCCTGCTCGGCGGCCGGCTCGTCGTCGTCCCGTACGAACTGAGCCGCGACCCCGACGCGTTCCTGGACCTGCTGCTGCGGGAGCGGGTGACCGTGACCGGTCAGACCCCCTCGGCATTCCGCCAGTTGCTGCGCGCAGCGGAGCGCGCCCGGTACCCCGTGACGGACCTGCGCGTGCTCGCCCTGGGAGGCGAAAGCCTCCAACCGTCGCTTCTGCGGCCCTGGTTCGACCACTACGGCGACGCGTCGCCCCGGCTGTTCAACATGTACGGCCTCACCGAGTCGACCGTCGTCTCGACCGTCCATCCCCTCCGGCACGCGGACGCCGAGCGGGCCACCGGCTCGATCGGCCGACCGCTGCCGGGCACCCGGGTCCATCTGCTCGACGAGAACGGCACACCCGTCTCCGGGGGAGCCACCGGCGAGGTCCACATCGCCGGGGACGGCATCGGCCGCGGCTACCTGAACCGGCCCGAGCTGACCGAAGAGCGTTTCGTCCCCGACCCGTTCGGCCGGCCCGGTGCCCGGATGTATCGCACCGGCGACCTCGCGTCGTACGACGTGGACGGCGACCTGGTCTTCCACGGCCGGGCCGACTCCCAGGTCCAGTTGCGCGGCTTCCGGATCGAGCCCGGCGAGGTCGAGGCGGCCGTGAAACTCCACCAGGAGGTCGCCGACGCGGTGGTCACCGTACGCGAGAACACGTCCGGGGTACGGCAGTTGGTGTGCCACTGGATTCCTCGGCGGGAGAGCCTGGACGACGGCCGGGAGACCGCCGCCGCAATCCGGGGCGAGCTGACGGGGAGGCTTCCGGAACACCTGATTCCGGCCGTCTTCGTCGCGGTGGACCGGTTTCCGCTGACCACGAGCGGCAAGCTCGACCTCGCAGCCCTGCCGGCACCGGCCCGGCAGGTCCCTGCGGAATCCGGCGGGGCCCGTCCGCTGGACAGCCCGGCCGCAGCACTGCTCGCCGGGATCTGGGCCGAACTGCTGGAGCTCGACCAGGTCGCCGAGGACGACAACTTCTTCTCCCTGGGCGGCGACTCCATGCTGGCCGTCGAGATGATCGCCCTGGCCCAGGAGCAAGGGGTGGAGATCAGCATGCCCATGCTGTTCGCCGACCCCACCATTGTCGCCCTGGTCAGCGCCTCGGCGCCGGAAGGGGAAGGACCATGA
- a CDS encoding MFS transporter, translating to MTDHPALPRSFRWLLLGRSVVSLSDALMPVALGFAILDVTGSVGSLAAVLSCAVGARMVALPLAGVLVDRYDLRRLACSADLVRCGVQAFVGVQLLSARPGVTAIAAMEVLAGVASAISMCAASPLVAAVVRDERTRQRANALMATGQGTALLLGPLAAGGIVLTVSPGWVFLIDALAFGLGAATFAAIRIHRGPAGARGASAWADLATGWKEIRSRNWYWITLVAHGGVNFADQVLITLGPLTAARHHGEAVWVACVQTGGVGLLGGSLLASRFRPRRPLFIGNAVLAVFALPLTLFAIWAPAPLIVAAYGLSWAVLGAVSPFWATLVQARIPHEALARVTSYGWLSSLAAQSLALLFAPLAVAAWGSATALVTAALLVVALCVASASTSAIRRVAPPDTTAATGAELLASGTARDGAP from the coding sequence ATGACGGATCACCCGGCCCTGCCCCGGTCCTTCCGCTGGCTGCTGCTGGGCCGCTCCGTGGTCTCCCTGAGCGACGCTCTGATGCCCGTGGCTCTGGGGTTCGCGATCCTCGACGTGACCGGCTCGGTCGGTTCCCTGGCGGCGGTCCTGTCCTGCGCGGTGGGCGCCCGCATGGTGGCGCTGCCCCTGGCCGGGGTGCTCGTGGACCGCTATGACCTGCGGCGGCTGGCCTGCTCTGCGGATCTCGTACGGTGCGGGGTGCAGGCCTTCGTCGGGGTGCAGCTCCTGTCCGCGCGACCGGGTGTCACCGCCATCGCCGCCATGGAGGTGCTCGCCGGGGTCGCTTCCGCGATCTCGATGTGCGCCGCGTCGCCCCTGGTGGCAGCCGTCGTGCGGGACGAGCGGACGCGGCAGCGGGCCAACGCGCTGATGGCGACGGGACAGGGAACCGCCCTGCTGCTGGGGCCGTTGGCCGCGGGCGGCATCGTGCTCACGGTCAGCCCCGGCTGGGTGTTCCTCATCGACGCCCTCGCCTTCGGACTCGGAGCCGCCACGTTCGCCGCCATCCGGATCCACCGAGGGCCCGCCGGGGCGCGCGGTGCGTCCGCGTGGGCCGATCTCGCCACCGGCTGGAAAGAGATCCGGTCCCGGAACTGGTACTGGATCACGCTCGTCGCGCACGGCGGTGTGAACTTCGCGGACCAAGTGCTCATCACCCTCGGCCCGTTGACCGCCGCCCGGCACCACGGCGAGGCGGTCTGGGTGGCGTGCGTCCAGACCGGCGGTGTCGGACTGCTCGGGGGATCACTGCTCGCCTCCCGGTTCCGGCCGCGACGGCCGCTGTTCATCGGCAACGCCGTCCTGGCGGTCTTCGCTCTTCCGCTCACCCTTTTCGCGATCTGGGCACCGGCGCCACTGATCGTCGCCGCCTACGGCCTGTCATGGGCGGTACTGGGCGCAGTCAGTCCGTTCTGGGCCACGCTGGTGCAGGCCCGCATCCCGCACGAGGCCCTGGCCCGGGTCACGTCGTACGGCTGGCTCTCCTCGCTGGCCGCCCAGTCACTGGCCCTGCTGTTCGCCCCGCTCGCCGTCGCCGCCTGGGGCTCCGCCACGGCACTGGTCACCGCCGCTCTGCTGGTCGTGGCGCTCTGCGTGGCCTCGGCGTCGACGTCGGCCATCCGCCGGGTAGCTCCACCGGACACCACCGCGGCGACCGGAGCCGAACTCCTGGCGTCCGGCACGGCCCGGGACGGTGCCCCATGA
- a CDS encoding non-ribosomal peptide synthetase: MTLGHEVSGHQASDAEVTLPSDLLVPLDRLAEECGVGRNTVLRTLLRVLTLRHGGPGTAEDDTHPEYSCRERLSQAVDGDSVPDEATDNGPHVRVPCPAGSPAPPSELAAQYVQLLRRATAEPDRSPHTFSLLTEEAAKLLPDQSQAVPDSSGQAASATALSRFLDHAAQHPDAPAIESAAGTWTRSELARRAGRIAVALRDAGVAAGEVVAVRAIRGPGLIASLVGIMLAGAVFLPVDARLPPARRRRLMTQASATAEIVLGGPAARCEDEATEPYGALRVSLPVDAMTAAVGTHPRGSAPEPALPEAIPAPDGLAYVFFTSGTTGEPKAVWGRHSGLLHFLDWQARRFAVTSRDRVAQVVAPSFDPFLRDVLLPLTTGAVLCVPEEETLASPDAVLAWLSRERITVLHAVPSLTARWLTAAIAPRLDRLRLTFFAGEPLTDSLVRAWRRHLAVGAELVNLYGPTETTQAKCFYPVPDEPPPGIQPVGTAIPGAQALVLGPHGLCGIGEIGEICVRTPHHALVPDDRAGFVRNPARADPDDLVYRTGDLGRYRADGQLEILGRLDHQVKIHGTRVNPAEVAAALARHPLVEDCVVVGLREQSVVRLTAYVTLRSPADEPERLLRHWALDQLPRAMVPSRVLVLDHLPVTVNGKVDRAALPSPARLSHEDAGAAGAMAQRVGELAGLLLGRPALTPDDDIVDLGGHSLVMIHLLSRIEAECGVRPNFAEAFRHPTPARIARQVEELRSPAPDDSSRAGAQVVSRPRRLSEREADVLLAMLEELEEPEIRT; encoded by the coding sequence ATGACACTCGGTCACGAGGTGTCCGGCCACCAGGCGTCCGATGCCGAGGTCACGCTGCCGTCGGATCTCCTCGTTCCGCTCGACCGCCTCGCCGAAGAGTGCGGCGTCGGGCGGAACACGGTGCTGCGCACGCTGCTGCGGGTACTGACGCTCCGGCACGGCGGGCCCGGCACAGCGGAGGACGACACACACCCGGAGTACTCATGCCGCGAACGGCTGAGTCAGGCCGTGGACGGCGACTCCGTACCCGACGAAGCCACCGACAACGGGCCGCACGTCCGGGTCCCGTGCCCGGCCGGTTCCCCGGCTCCGCCGTCCGAACTGGCCGCGCAGTATGTGCAGTTGCTTCGCCGGGCGACGGCTGAACCGGACCGGTCGCCGCACACCTTCTCCCTGCTCACAGAAGAAGCCGCGAAGCTGCTGCCCGACCAGTCGCAGGCCGTCCCGGACTCCTCGGGCCAGGCGGCCTCGGCCACCGCGCTCTCCCGATTCCTGGACCACGCGGCTCAACACCCCGACGCCCCGGCGATCGAGTCGGCCGCGGGCACCTGGACCCGCTCCGAGCTGGCCCGACGTGCCGGCCGGATCGCGGTCGCCCTGCGCGATGCCGGGGTCGCGGCGGGGGAGGTCGTGGCCGTCCGCGCGATACGCGGCCCGGGGCTGATCGCGTCACTCGTCGGCATCATGCTGGCCGGCGCGGTGTTCCTGCCGGTCGACGCACGGCTGCCACCGGCCCGGCGCCGCCGGCTCATGACACAGGCCTCGGCCACGGCCGAGATCGTGCTCGGCGGACCGGCAGCCCGGTGCGAGGACGAAGCCACAGAGCCGTACGGGGCACTTCGCGTCAGCCTGCCGGTGGACGCGATGACGGCCGCCGTCGGCACACATCCTCGGGGATCCGCACCGGAGCCGGCATTGCCCGAGGCGATCCCGGCCCCCGACGGTCTGGCCTACGTCTTCTTCACCTCCGGCACGACGGGCGAGCCCAAGGCGGTCTGGGGCCGGCACAGCGGGCTGCTCCATTTCCTCGACTGGCAGGCACGACGGTTCGCCGTCACCTCGCGGGATCGTGTCGCGCAGGTCGTCGCCCCTTCCTTCGACCCCTTTCTCCGGGACGTCCTCCTGCCCCTGACCACCGGAGCCGTCCTGTGCGTGCCAGAGGAAGAGACCCTTGCCTCGCCCGACGCCGTCCTCGCCTGGCTCTCCCGTGAACGGATCACCGTCCTGCACGCCGTTCCGTCGTTGACGGCACGGTGGCTCACCGCAGCCATAGCACCACGCCTGGACCGGCTGCGGCTGACGTTCTTCGCCGGGGAACCGCTCACCGACTCCCTCGTACGAGCCTGGCGCCGGCATCTGGCGGTCGGCGCCGAGCTGGTGAACCTGTACGGCCCGACAGAGACCACGCAGGCCAAGTGCTTCTACCCGGTGCCCGACGAACCGCCCCCCGGCATCCAGCCGGTCGGCACGGCCATACCGGGTGCGCAGGCGCTGGTGCTCGGACCGCACGGCCTCTGCGGAATCGGTGAGATCGGTGAGATCTGCGTCCGCACTCCCCACCACGCCCTGGTGCCCGACGACCGTGCCGGGTTCGTCCGCAACCCGGCCCGCGCGGACCCCGACGACCTGGTGTACCGGACCGGCGACCTGGGGCGGTACCGGGCGGACGGCCAGCTGGAGATCCTGGGCCGTCTGGATCATCAGGTCAAGATCCACGGAACTCGGGTCAACCCGGCCGAGGTCGCGGCGGCCCTCGCCCGACACCCCCTCGTCGAGGACTGCGTGGTGGTCGGTCTGCGGGAGCAGAGCGTCGTACGCCTCACGGCCTACGTCACACTCCGGTCCCCCGCCGACGAGCCCGAGCGCCTGTTGCGTCACTGGGCGCTCGACCAGTTGCCCCGGGCCATGGTGCCCAGCCGGGTGCTGGTGCTGGACCATCTCCCGGTCACCGTCAACGGGAAGGTGGACAGGGCCGCGCTGCCGTCTCCGGCACGGCTGTCCCACGAAGACGCCGGAGCCGCCGGGGCGATGGCACAGCGGGTGGGCGAACTGGCGGGACTCCTGCTGGGCCGTCCCGCGCTCACCCCCGACGACGACATCGTCGACCTCGGCGGGCATTCGCTCGTGATGATTCATCTGCTGTCCCGGATCGAGGCGGAGTGCGGCGTACGGCCGAACTTCGCCGAGGCGTTCCGGCACCCGACGCCGGCACGGATCGCCCGGCAGGTCGAGGAACTGAGATCGCCGGCGCCGGACGACAGCTCACGCGCCGGGGCGCAGGTGGTCTCACGACCTCGACGGCTGTCGGAGCGCGAAGCGGACGTCCTGTTGGCGATGCTCGAAGAACTCGAAGAACCGGAGATCAGGACGTGA
- a CDS encoding condensation domain-containing protein: MPLLPLIPRAGGSDELQRKTRRLNTLLGEAGNGELLPLSSGQQRLWFLEQFHPASPAYTVSRLLRVQGPLRRQALRSAVDGLVARHEMLRTRYATVGGRPVQLLPRRSPRHVHHLAHRTAACPGEALGQVREAAGRGFDLSRGPLFEAVLTEIAAEDAFLLLRMHHSITDAWSSDLLVRDLLLLYERHAHGHRDALPETTAYRDFIAWEEAHAASSSVRDGLDYWRGALAAPRGTPALLGEGRSESNAADTVRLTLPPATVRNLSAFCRRTRTTSFMVLLAVFLTMLRRHTTEHDLMVGTPVANRRSSVFHETVGYFSNTLALRTDLPDPVGFPEVLSRVRDTVVEALAHDDVPLADVVRAVNPERGPGGDPLSRVAFSLQPHREDIPRLTALDVRPTVLETGTTAYDLVLDLAETGDSVLADFVYRTGLLRREQVRRMAAEFVSLLEDNVPPVCKIG; encoded by the coding sequence ATGCCCCTTCTTCCCCTCATCCCCCGTGCCGGGGGATCGGACGAGCTACAGCGCAAGACACGACGTCTCAACACGCTGCTCGGCGAGGCGGGCAACGGAGAGCTGCTGCCTCTGTCCAGCGGTCAGCAACGGCTCTGGTTCCTGGAGCAGTTCCACCCGGCCTCGCCGGCATACACGGTCAGTCGTCTGCTGCGTGTCCAGGGCCCGTTGCGCCGCCAAGCGCTCCGCTCGGCCGTGGACGGGCTGGTGGCCCGGCACGAGATGCTGCGTACCCGTTACGCCACCGTCGGCGGCCGTCCCGTACAACTGCTGCCGAGACGGTCGCCGCGGCACGTCCACCACCTCGCCCACCGCACCGCCGCCTGCCCTGGGGAGGCCCTCGGCCAGGTCCGCGAGGCGGCCGGGCGAGGTTTCGACCTGTCCCGGGGGCCGCTCTTCGAGGCCGTGCTGACGGAGATCGCAGCAGAGGACGCGTTTCTCCTGTTGCGCATGCACCACTCGATCACCGACGCGTGGTCCAGCGACCTGCTCGTCCGTGACCTGCTGCTCCTCTACGAACGCCACGCTCACGGCCATCGCGACGCGCTGCCCGAGACCACTGCCTACCGGGACTTCATCGCCTGGGAAGAGGCGCACGCCGCGTCCTCCTCCGTGCGTGACGGACTGGACTACTGGCGGGGCGCGCTCGCCGCCCCCCGGGGCACGCCGGCCCTTCTCGGCGAGGGCCGGTCGGAGTCCAACGCGGCGGACACCGTGCGTTTGACCCTTCCGCCTGCCACCGTTCGGAACCTGTCGGCTTTCTGCCGTCGGACGCGGACCACGTCGTTCATGGTGCTCCTCGCGGTCTTCCTGACCATGCTGCGGCGGCACACGACCGAGCACGACCTGATGGTCGGGACACCCGTGGCCAACCGCAGATCCAGCGTCTTCCACGAAACCGTGGGCTATTTCAGCAACACCTTGGCTCTGCGTACCGACCTGCCGGACCCGGTCGGGTTCCCCGAGGTCCTGTCCCGTGTCCGCGACACGGTCGTCGAAGCCCTCGCCCACGACGACGTTCCCCTCGCCGACGTCGTCCGCGCTGTGAACCCCGAACGCGGCCCGGGGGGCGACCCGTTGTCCAGAGTGGCCTTCTCCCTGCAGCCCCACAGAGAGGACATCCCCCGCCTCACGGCCCTCGACGTCCGGCCGACGGTCTTGGAAACCGGGACCACCGCCTACGATCTCGTACTCGATCTAGCAGAGACGGGCGACAGTGTCCTCGCGGACTTCGTCTACCGCACCGGCCTCCTCCGCCGGGAACAGGTGCGCCGCATGGCCGCCGAGTTCGTGTCGCTTCTGGAGGACAACGTGCCGCCGGTGTGCAAGATCGGGTGA
- a CDS encoding 3-oxoacid CoA-transferase subunit A: MSRAEILESTDAAVAGIEDGSTILVGGFGLAGMPFDLIDALIRQGAKDLTIVSNNAGNGDVGLAALLAAGRVRKVLCSFPRQADSWVFDGLYQEGQIELEVVPQGNLAERMRAAGAGIGAFYCPTAVGTPLAEGKEEREIDGRKYLLEYPIKGDYALIGAHTLGNLVYRKTARNFGLVMATAATTIIVQVDRVVDPGELDPEAVVTPSIYIDRIVQVTARHYTVQGAR, encoded by the coding sequence ATGAGCCGGGCGGAGATCCTCGAAAGCACCGACGCCGCGGTCGCCGGGATCGAGGACGGCTCCACGATCCTCGTCGGCGGCTTCGGCCTGGCCGGGATGCCCTTCGACCTGATCGACGCGCTCATCCGGCAGGGCGCCAAGGACCTCACGATCGTGTCCAACAACGCCGGCAACGGTGACGTCGGGCTGGCGGCGCTGCTGGCCGCCGGCCGGGTGCGCAAGGTGCTCTGCTCCTTTCCGCGTCAGGCCGACTCCTGGGTCTTCGACGGCCTCTACCAGGAGGGGCAGATCGAGCTGGAAGTGGTGCCGCAGGGCAATCTCGCCGAGCGGATGCGCGCGGCCGGTGCCGGCATCGGCGCGTTCTACTGCCCGACCGCGGTCGGCACCCCGCTCGCTGAGGGGAAGGAGGAGCGGGAGATCGACGGCCGGAAGTACCTGCTGGAGTACCCCATCAAGGGCGACTACGCGCTCATCGGCGCACACACACTGGGCAACCTCGTCTACCGCAAGACCGCCCGCAACTTCGGACTGGTCATGGCCACGGCCGCGACGACGATCATCGTCCAGGTCGACCGGGTAGTAGACCCCGGAGAGCTCGACCCCGAGGCCGTCGTCACCCCGTCCATCTACATCGATCGGATCGTCCAGGTGACGGCCCGTCACTACACCGTGCAGGGGGCACGATGA
- a CDS encoding 3-oxoacid CoA-transferase subunit B, with protein sequence MTTVYSDHRLSVDQRAAVVARDIPAGAFVNLGIGQPTKIADHLPADSGVVLHTENGMLNMGPRAEGDAIDLDLTNAGKVPVTELPGAAYFHHADSFAMMRGGHLDVCVLGAYQVAFDGDLANWTTGRPDDIPAVGGAMDLAIGAKDVYVMMTLFTRSGEPKLVPHCTYPLTGVGCVSRVYTDHGVFDVGPDGVRIRETYGIGADELAERLGITPPRGPRRNPAESAVAQGGLSANGF encoded by the coding sequence ATGACCACCGTGTACAGCGACCACCGTCTGTCGGTGGACCAGCGTGCCGCAGTCGTCGCCCGCGACATCCCTGCCGGCGCCTTCGTCAACCTCGGCATCGGGCAGCCCACCAAGATCGCCGACCACCTGCCCGCCGACTCCGGGGTGGTGCTGCACACCGAGAACGGCATGCTCAACATGGGCCCGAGGGCCGAGGGGGACGCGATCGACCTCGACCTGACCAACGCCGGCAAGGTCCCGGTGACCGAGCTGCCGGGAGCCGCCTACTTCCACCATGCCGACTCCTTCGCCATGATGCGCGGCGGGCACCTCGACGTCTGCGTCCTCGGTGCCTACCAGGTCGCCTTCGACGGAGACCTCGCCAACTGGACCACCGGCAGGCCCGACGACATCCCCGCCGTCGGCGGCGCCATGGACCTCGCCATCGGCGCCAAGGACGTCTACGTGATGATGACGCTCTTCACCCGCTCCGGAGAGCCGAAACTCGTGCCGCACTGCACCTACCCGCTCACCGGCGTCGGCTGCGTCAGCCGCGTCTACACGGACCACGGCGTCTTCGACGTCGGCCCCGACGGCGTACGGATCCGGGAGACGTACGGCATCGGCGCCGACGAACTCGCAGAACGACTCGGCATCACGCCGCCTCGCGGCCCGCGACGCAATCCTGCTGAAAGCGCCGTGGCCCAAGGAGGGCTTTCTGCCAACGGGTTCTGA